From the Oncorhynchus nerka isolate Pitt River linkage group LG20, Oner_Uvic_2.0, whole genome shotgun sequence genome, one window contains:
- the LOC115102637 gene encoding keratin, type II cytoskeletal 8-like, translating into MSVRKTTSYTVKSSSSGAAPRSFSSMSYSGPSQGVSRQSYSARSSYGGANRGMGGGFGAGGGGGSYISSSSAYGGGMGLGMGMGGISHAPITAVQVNKSLLAPLNLDIDPNIQIVRTHEKEQIKGLNNRFASFIDKVRFLEQQNKMLETKWGLLQGQTTTRSNIDAMFEAYIANLRRQLDSLGNDKMRLEADLHNMQGLVEDFKNKYEDEINKRTECENDFVLIKKDVDEAYMNKVELEAKLESLTDEINFLRQIYEEELRELQCQIKDTSVVVEMDNSRNLDMDAIVAEVRAQYEDVANKSRAEAETWYKSKYEEMQTSATRYGDDLRSTKTEISDLNRMIQRLQSEIDSVKGQRANLENQIAEAEERGEMAVKDAKLRIRDLEDALQRAKQDMARQIREYQDLMNVKLALDIEIATYRKLLEGEEDRLATGIKSINITKQSSSYNSFPSESVNSSYTSGYSSGFSGGYGGGYGSGYGGGSSYSSGSGYGSGSRYGGGSGTSVTTQNKKSVVIKMIETKDGKVVSESSEVVDD; encoded by the exons ATGTCGGTCAGGAAAACCACCAGCTACACCGTCAAGTCCTCTTCCTCCGGGGCAGCCCCTCGCAGCTTTAGCAGCATGTCCTACTCTGGACCTAGCCAGGGGGTCTCTCGCCAGAGCTATAGCGCCCGCAGCTCCTATGGAGGGGCCAACAGAGGCATGGGAGGTGGGTTCGGGGCCGGTGGTGGAGGCGGCAGCTACATTTCCAGCTCCTCTGCCTATGGAGGTGGCATGGgcctggggatggggatgggtggTATCTCTCATGCCCCCATCACTGCTGTCCAAGTGAACAAGAGCCTGCTTGCCCCCCTTAACCTGGATATCGACCCCAACATCCAGATCGTCCGCACCCATGAGAAAGAACAGATCAAGGGCCTCAACAACCGCTTTGCCTCTTTCATTGATAAG GTACGCTTCCTGGAACAGCAGAACAAAATGCTGGAGACCAAGTGGGGCCTCCTCCAGGGACAGACCACCACCCGCTCCAACATTGATGCCATGTTTGAGGCCTACATCGCCAACCTGCGCAGACAGCTGGACAGCCTGGGTAACGACAAGATGAGGCTGGAGGCTGACCTGCACAACATGCAGGGTCTGGTCGAGGACTTCAAGAACAA GTATGAAGATGAGATCAACAAGCGTACAGAGTGTGAAAATGACTTTGTGCTCATTAAGAAG GACGTGGATGAGGCGTACATGAACAAAGTTGAGCTGGAGGCTAAGCTGGAGAGCCTGACCGATGAAATTAACTTCCTGAGGCAGATCTATGAGGAG gAGCTGCGTGAGCTTCAGTGCCAGATTAAGGACACCTCAGTGGTGGTGGAGATGGACAACAGCCGTAACCTAGACATGGATGCCATCGTGGCTGAAGTGCGCGCCCAGTATGAGGACGTCGCCAACAAGAGCCGGGCCGAGGCGGAGACATGGTACAAGAGCAAG TATGAGGAGATGCAGACATCTGCCACCAGATATGGGGATGACCTGAGATCCACCAAGACAGAGATCTCCGACCTGAACCGTATGATCCAGAGGCTGCAGTCTGAGATTGACTCCGTCAAGGGACAG CGTGCCAACCTGGAGAACCAGATAGCCGAGGCTGAGGAGCGCGGGGAGATGGCAGTGAAGGACGCCAAGCTCCGCATCAGAGACCTGGAGGATGCCCTACAGAGAGCCAAGCAGGACATGGCCCGCCAGATCAGGGAATACCAGGACCTGATGAACGTCAAACTGGCCCTGGACATTGAGATCGCCACCTACAGGAAACtgctggaaggagaggaggacag GCTAGCAACTGGTATCAAGTCCATCAACATAACCAAACAGAGCT CTAGCTACAACTCCTTCCCCTCTGAGAGTGTTAACAGCAGCTACACTAGCGGCTACTCCAGTGGCTTCTCCGGCGGATACGGTGGTGGATACGGCAGTGGATACGGCGGTGGCAGCAGCTACAGCTCTGGTAGCGGCTACGGCAGCGGCAGCCGCTACGGCGGCGGCAGCGGCACCAGCGTCACCACCCAGAACAAGAAGAGTGTTGTCATCAAGATGATCGAGACCAAGGATGGCAAAGTTGTTTCCGAGTCCTCTGAAGTGGTCGACGATTGA